A section of the Alkalihalobacillus sp. LMS39 genome encodes:
- a CDS encoding methyl-accepting chemotaxis protein produces MIFKPVVSILNKLSYAKKFAFIFLIVFIPIVILSIITTTNLQADLAFTKKEKEGLVLLEAVYPLIQSTQQHRGLTVTYLSGDKTVENQVVTKQQEVNEHIQNVSYLLGEAKQDYSTKESWKNIMEDWNHIESDVFNFTVSESIQSHNEIIALMIEEIGLIADESNLRLDSDLENNYSIFLLVQNLPQITEFMGTARAVGSRVITNKEMTHEEEIQLVYLTRLLDTYITDTTKSYDAIFTYNPQLQAQLSVASEQAIEKALQITNIIDREIIETETITISQQEYFQLTTETINSVFELILLQENILAASLDQKIASLAMLRNITLSIVLFVSIFVIYLFIGFYRSVQENVQKIEEITGKIANFDLREEVSLSSKDEMQKIAISINKMLHSFRHIVVNSQSLSQEVGASSQQLVSTIEEATEATGQISSSVEEVASVVEQQLKSSNENVESTVDVDKGIVSITSRANKVSDSSKYANEQAVLGEKNIQKAIQQMKTIDEAVVQTATIIKDLGERSNHIGTMIHAITGIADQTNLLALNAAIEAARAGEHGKGFAVVASEVRTLAEQSSHAAKQIQVLLSAIKNDTAQTMEAMEHVNQEAKEGVVIAVNTEKTFLTILEATKQVGKEISEVTGVSSSIMDKMKKLRVSIEDTAMKTKVTEGNTQTVAASTEQQLASMQEITSSANELSARAEQLQNLVEQYKV; encoded by the coding sequence ATGATATTTAAGCCAGTTGTTTCAATATTAAACAAATTGAGTTATGCAAAGAAATTTGCTTTTATCTTTTTGATTGTTTTTATTCCTATTGTCATATTATCAATCATAACAACAACGAATTTGCAAGCAGATTTAGCTTTTACAAAAAAGGAAAAAGAGGGCTTAGTGCTATTGGAAGCTGTTTATCCTCTTATTCAATCAACCCAACAACATCGTGGTTTAACTGTTACCTACTTATCAGGTGATAAAACGGTGGAAAATCAAGTTGTAACGAAACAACAAGAAGTGAATGAGCATATCCAAAATGTTAGTTATTTACTAGGAGAAGCTAAACAGGATTACTCGACTAAAGAATCGTGGAAAAATATTATGGAAGACTGGAATCATATAGAATCAGATGTGTTTAATTTTACTGTTAGTGAATCGATTCAAAGTCATAATGAGATAATTGCTTTAATGATAGAGGAAATTGGCTTGATTGCAGATGAATCTAATTTACGTTTAGATTCAGATTTAGAAAATAACTATAGTATCTTTTTACTTGTCCAAAACTTGCCACAAATTACAGAGTTTATGGGAACGGCTCGTGCTGTAGGTTCGAGAGTTATCACAAATAAAGAAATGACACATGAGGAAGAAATTCAACTCGTCTATTTAACGAGATTGTTAGATACGTATATTACTGATACGACAAAAAGCTATGATGCGATCTTCACATATAATCCACAACTACAAGCACAATTAAGTGTTGCGAGTGAACAAGCAATAGAAAAAGCATTGCAAATTACAAATATAATCGACAGAGAAATTATTGAAACAGAAACGATTACGATTTCGCAACAAGAATACTTTCAATTGACGACAGAAACGATTAATAGTGTTTTTGAATTAATTCTGTTACAAGAAAATATACTAGCAGCATCATTAGATCAAAAAATTGCTAGTTTAGCCATGCTTCGTAACATAACATTATCGATCGTATTGTTTGTTTCTATTTTTGTCATATATTTATTCATTGGTTTTTATCGTTCTGTCCAAGAAAATGTACAAAAAATTGAAGAAATTACTGGAAAGATTGCGAATTTCGACTTAAGAGAAGAAGTTTCATTGTCTTCAAAAGATGAGATGCAAAAGATAGCTATTTCAATCAATAAAATGTTACATTCGTTCCGTCACATAGTTGTTAATAGTCAATCATTGTCCCAAGAAGTAGGAGCATCATCACAACAACTAGTGTCAACGATAGAAGAGGCAACAGAAGCAACGGGACAAATATCCTCTTCAGTTGAGGAAGTTGCATCTGTAGTTGAACAACAACTAAAAAGTTCCAATGAAAATGTTGAATCTACGGTTGATGTCGATAAAGGAATTGTATCGATTACATCGAGAGCAAATAAAGTATCAGATTCGTCAAAGTATGCAAATGAACAGGCTGTGTTAGGCGAAAAAAATATCCAAAAAGCAATTCAACAAATGAAAACGATTGATGAAGCGGTTGTTCAAACAGCAACGATAATTAAAGATTTAGGAGAACGGTCAAACCATATCGGTACAATGATTCATGCGATAACAGGCATTGCCGACCAAACCAATTTACTCGCTTTAAATGCAGCCATTGAAGCAGCAAGGGCAGGAGAACATGGAAAGGGGTTTGCTGTTGTTGCTAGTGAAGTGAGAACATTAGCAGAACAGTCTTCTCATGCAGCAAAGCAAATTCAAGTGTTGCTTTCAGCAATAAAAAATGATACTGCACAAACAATGGAAGCGATGGAACACGTGAATCAAGAGGCAAAAGAAGGGGTAGTAATAGCTGTAAATACAGAAAAAACCTTTTTAACGATTTTAGAAGCAACAAAACAAGTAGGAAAAGAAATTAGTGAAGTTACTGGAGTGTCCTCTAGTATAATGGATAAAATGAAGAAATTACGAGTGTCGATTGAAGATACCGCGATGAAAACAAAAGTAACGGAAGGAAATACACAAACGGTTGCAGCTTCGACAGAACAACAGCTTGCTTCTATGCAAGAAATTACGTCTTCGGCAAATGAACTCAGTGCACGTGCAGAACAACTTCAAAATCTAGTGGAACAATATAAAGTATAG
- a CDS encoding MurR/RpiR family transcriptional regulator, with translation MLESEVYQRMIAKQSKMSKSQKKIANYLTSHPETAPFLTASKLAKYSGVGEATVVRFAVFLQYRGYPDFQRHLQEALQRKWTSAEVFARTTDENDNPESALKEVLSDDIQNLKSTISQMDESVFQQIVKDIINAKRVYIIAYRSAASLGMFLQFYLDLVLQNTELVQQADGVSEHLLDISDEDVVIGFGFARYTKRTVEVLKYVKTRGAKTIVITDHMMSPLVQYGDNTLLASTEINSFIDSFAAPFSIVSAIITAVTRSEHEKVEKRLKQLEGLWGNFDVFQE, from the coding sequence ATGCTAGAAAGTGAAGTATATCAGCGTATGATTGCAAAGCAATCAAAGATGAGCAAATCACAAAAAAAGATAGCAAATTATTTAACTAGTCACCCAGAAACGGCCCCTTTTTTAACCGCTTCAAAGCTAGCAAAATATTCGGGAGTAGGAGAAGCGACTGTCGTTCGGTTTGCTGTATTTTTACAATATCGTGGATACCCAGATTTTCAAAGGCATCTTCAAGAAGCTCTTCAACGAAAATGGACATCGGCAGAAGTGTTTGCAAGAACAACAGATGAAAATGATAACCCAGAAAGTGCGTTAAAAGAAGTGTTATCGGATGATATTCAAAACTTAAAATCTACCATTTCTCAAATGGATGAATCCGTTTTTCAGCAAATAGTGAAAGACATAATAAACGCAAAAAGAGTTTATATTATTGCTTATCGAAGTGCGGCAAGCTTAGGTATGTTTCTGCAATTTTACCTTGACTTAGTCTTACAAAATACAGAGTTAGTTCAACAAGCAGATGGGGTATCAGAGCATTTACTAGATATTTCAGATGAAGATGTTGTGATTGGCTTTGGTTTTGCGAGATATACAAAAAGAACAGTTGAAGTCTTAAAATACGTGAAAACAAGGGGAGCAAAGACGATTGTCATTACAGACCATATGATGTCACCACTTGTACAATATGGAGACAACACTTTACTTGCGTCGACGGAAATCAATTCATTTATTGATTCGTTCGCAGCTCCATTTAGTATCGTAAGCGCAATCATAACTGCTGTAACTCGGTCGGAACACGAAAAGGTCGAAAAAAGATTAAAGCAACTTGAAGGGTTATGGGGAAATTTTGATGTGTTTCAGGAATAG
- a CDS encoding KamA family radical SAM protein, whose product MAQPKYIMNIDKLDFIPEDQRKKLKAITDKFVFRVNEYYLSLIDWNNPNDPIRKLVIPNEGELEEYGRWDASDEDTNYAVPGCQHKYSTTALLICSEVCGAYCRYCFRKRLFRNDVKEAMSDVDPGLDYIANTPEINNVLLTGGDPLILATKKLRYIIERLRSIDHVKIIRIGSKLPVFNPMRIYEDEELLSLIREYSTPDNRIYIMAHINHPVEITEEAKRGFKALHDAGAIVVNQTPVLRGINDDPEVLGSLLDKLSWAGVTPYYFFINRPVAGNRDFVLSLKEAYEIVEQAKAKTSGLGKRVRLSMSHTSGKIEILAIEDGKAYLKYHQSRDGNYGKFMVLDCPDDAGWFDDLPGNEKYWDKPKKRTEEVVSVNELPDVPQGKKALVKN is encoded by the coding sequence ATGGCACAACCTAAGTACATTATGAATATTGACAAACTAGACTTTATTCCTGAGGACCAAAGAAAGAAATTAAAAGCGATTACGGACAAGTTTGTTTTTCGTGTCAATGAGTATTATTTAAGTTTAATTGATTGGAATAATCCGAACGATCCTATACGTAAACTCGTTATCCCTAACGAAGGTGAACTAGAGGAATATGGGCGCTGGGATGCTTCCGATGAGGACACGAACTACGCTGTACCTGGCTGTCAGCACAAGTATTCGACGACAGCATTACTAATCTGTTCTGAGGTTTGTGGTGCTTACTGTCGATACTGTTTCCGAAAAAGATTATTCCGAAATGATGTTAAAGAAGCGATGTCTGATGTCGATCCTGGTTTAGACTATATCGCCAACACACCTGAAATTAACAATGTGTTATTAACTGGTGGAGACCCTCTTATTCTAGCAACAAAGAAACTACGTTATATTATTGAGAGATTACGTTCGATTGACCATGTTAAAATCATACGAATTGGATCAAAACTACCTGTATTTAACCCAATGAGGATTTATGAAGATGAAGAGTTACTTTCTTTAATTCGTGAATATTCTACACCTGATAATCGTATTTATATTATGGCACACATTAATCATCCAGTAGAAATTACAGAAGAAGCAAAAAGAGGGTTTAAAGCACTTCATGATGCTGGTGCGATTGTAGTAAACCAAACACCTGTCTTACGTGGCATTAATGATGACCCTGAAGTACTTGGTTCACTTCTAGACAAATTATCATGGGCTGGCGTAACACCATATTATTTCTTTATTAATCGACCAGTTGCTGGGAATCGCGACTTTGTCCTTTCATTAAAAGAAGCGTACGAGATTGTAGAACAAGCAAAAGCGAAAACATCTGGCCTTGGGAAACGCGTCAGACTTTCAATGAGCCATACATCTGGAAAAATTGAAATCTTAGCGATTGAAGACGGAAAAGCTTATTTAAAATATCATCAGTCTCGTGATGGTAATTATGGTAAGTTTATGGTATTGGATTGCCCTGATGATGCTGGCTGGTTCGATGACTTACCAGGCAATGAAAAATATTGGGATAAGCCTAAAAAGCGTACAGAAGAAGTCGTGTCTGTTAATGAACTTCCTGATGTTCCACAAGGAAAAAAAGCATTAGTAAAAAACTAA